From the genome of Gracilibacillus salitolerans, one region includes:
- a CDS encoding sugar kinase produces MQDVVTVGESMVVFTPVSSPMMRFAETFSKNLGGAETNVAIGLARLGHNVGWISKLGTDEFGTYILNTVRGEGIDVSKVKRDPDFPTGLYFKEIRNPEDIRVSYYRKGSAASTIQTDDIDETYIKNTKYLHVTGITPALSDSAYRTVIQMMQLARQHKVTVVFDPNLRRKLWSEEQAKAVLTEMVTLSDIVLPGLEEAHFLFDETEPEQAADHFLARGCETVIIKLGGKGAYLKTKNESEYIEGFPVKQVIDPIGAGDGFVAGFLSGMLDQIPLSDAVKRANAVGAMQTQVKGDYEGLPNQEELHQFMFQQDNIDVKR; encoded by the coding sequence ATGCAAGATGTAGTAACCGTTGGTGAATCAATGGTCGTTTTCACACCGGTATCCAGCCCAATGATGCGCTTTGCAGAAACTTTTTCGAAAAATCTAGGTGGAGCCGAGACTAATGTAGCAATTGGTCTTGCTCGCCTTGGACATAACGTAGGGTGGATCAGTAAGCTCGGTACGGATGAATTTGGAACGTATATTTTAAATACAGTACGTGGAGAAGGAATTGATGTCAGCAAAGTAAAGCGAGACCCAGACTTTCCGACAGGTCTTTATTTCAAAGAAATTCGAAATCCTGAGGATATTCGTGTCAGTTATTATCGTAAAGGATCGGCAGCCAGTACTATACAGACGGATGATATCGATGAAACTTACATAAAGAATACTAAATATCTCCATGTTACTGGGATAACCCCGGCCTTGAGTGATTCTGCCTATCGCACAGTAATTCAAATGATGCAGCTTGCTCGTCAACACAAGGTGACAGTCGTTTTTGATCCGAATTTACGTCGGAAACTTTGGTCAGAGGAACAAGCAAAAGCCGTTTTAACTGAAATGGTGACGTTATCAGATATTGTTTTACCAGGATTAGAAGAAGCTCACTTTTTATTTGATGAAACAGAACCCGAACAAGCAGCTGATCATTTTTTAGCTCGTGGTTGTGAAACAGTTATCATTAAGTTAGGGGGAAAGGGAGCATATCTCAAGACGAAAAATGAAAGCGAATATATCGAAGGATTTCCTGTTAAACAGGTGATCGACCCTATCGGAGCAGGTGATGGCTTCGTGGCCGGATTTTTATCCGGTATGCTCGACCAAATTCCCCTAAGCGATGCGGTCAAGCGTGCGAATGCTGTAGGAGCGATGCAAACACAAGTAAAAGGTGATTACGAAGGATTACCAAATCAAGAAGAGTTACATCAATTTATGTTCCAGCAAGATAATATCGATGTCAAAAGGTAG
- a CDS encoding bifunctional 4-hydroxy-2-oxoglutarate aldolase/2-dehydro-3-deoxy-phosphogluconate aldolase, translating to MTVLQRMLDTGVVAVMRKTTPETIIPIAKALRDGGVTSLEITVETPKVLTLIEKVKDELGDEVMVGAGTVLDAETARAALMAGASFIFSPTVREETIEMTKRYGAVSVAGAFTPTEILTAYEKGADMIKVFPASVVGPKFFKDIKGPLPHIPLMPTGGVDVDNTSDYIEAGAVAVGAGSTLVKQTDQITENYLTDLTNKAKEFVQAVEMGRNGE from the coding sequence ATGACGGTACTACAAAGAATGCTAGATACTGGTGTAGTAGCAGTAATGCGCAAAACAACACCAGAAACGATTATTCCCATTGCGAAAGCATTACGCGATGGTGGAGTAACATCGCTTGAAATTACGGTGGAAACACCAAAAGTGTTAACTCTCATTGAGAAGGTGAAAGACGAACTAGGTGATGAAGTAATGGTTGGAGCAGGCACTGTTCTTGATGCAGAGACAGCACGTGCAGCCTTAATGGCCGGTGCATCGTTTATTTTCTCGCCAACCGTAAGAGAAGAAACAATTGAAATGACGAAACGATATGGTGCCGTTTCTGTTGCAGGAGCTTTTACACCGACCGAAATTTTAACAGCATATGAAAAAGGAGCAGATATGATTAAAGTCTTTCCCGCCAGTGTAGTAGGACCGAAATTTTTTAAGGATATCAAAGGTCCACTTCCTCATATTCCGTTAATGCCAACAGGTGGTGTGGATGTAGATAACACAAGTGATTATATCGAGGCTGGAGCAGTTGCTGTAGGAGCAGGAAGCACTTTAGTAAAACAGACGGATCAGATTACAGAGAACTATTTAACGGATTTAACCAATAAAGCAAAAGAATTTGTTCAAGCGGTGGAAATGGGGAGGAACGGGGAATGA
- a CDS encoding superoxide dismutase, protein MNKEYKEYLESLLNWGEKLKQTVQDSELLDDEKMHTLKQVEKWQGNIYELLDQEEADANPERMLDLRAEGENLIQEIQGSSNRESVPYGKHKLPPLPYAYNALEPYISEQIMRLHHTKHHQSYVDGLNKAEEALYTGKKGKDPIKHWLREQAFNGSGHYLHTIFWHNMTPNSKKKPSGEILKQIKKDFGSWNSFKKLFTDAAESVEGNGWAALLWSPRSGKLAIQSFEKHQLFQLPDTIPLLVLDVWEHAYYLQHQNDKASYIKDWWNVVNWDNVNERFNKAKKLKWQLF, encoded by the coding sequence ATGAATAAAGAATACAAGGAATATCTGGAAAGCTTATTAAATTGGGGTGAAAAACTAAAACAAACTGTCCAAGATAGTGAACTTTTAGACGATGAAAAAATGCATACTTTAAAACAAGTGGAAAAATGGCAGGGAAATATTTATGAATTATTAGACCAAGAAGAAGCTGATGCCAATCCTGAAAGAATGTTAGATTTAAGAGCAGAAGGTGAAAATTTGATCCAAGAAATACAAGGTTCGTCCAATAGAGAGAGTGTGCCTTACGGTAAACATAAACTACCTCCTTTGCCTTATGCTTATAATGCATTGGAACCGTATATTAGTGAACAAATTATGCGTTTACATCACACAAAACACCATCAGTCCTATGTCGATGGGTTAAATAAAGCTGAAGAAGCGTTATACACCGGCAAAAAAGGCAAAGATCCGATCAAGCATTGGTTAAGAGAGCAAGCATTTAACGGTTCAGGTCATTATTTGCATACCATCTTCTGGCATAACATGACACCAAACAGTAAGAAGAAACCATCTGGTGAGATACTCAAGCAAATCAAAAAAGATTTTGGCTCATGGAATAGCTTTAAAAAGTTGTTTACTGATGCCGCAGAATCAGTAGAGGGTAATGGATGGGCAGCATTGTTGTGGTCACCGAGAAGTGGTAAACTAGCAATCCAATCGTTTGAGAAACATCAATTATTTCAATTACCGGACACCATTCCATTATTAGTGTTAGATGTTTGGGAACATGCATACTACCTTCAGCATCAAAATGATAAAGCGTCCTATATAAAGGATTGGTGGAATGTCGTGAATTGGGATAATGTGAACGAGAGATTTAACAAAGCCAAAAAGCTAAAATGGCAGTTATTCTAA